TGATGACTGCCAGATGCAGCGGCGTCTGCAAGACAGCAGCACCCCCTCAGTAGCACTCTCAGGAGGAGCCAAGTCCTGCACCGCCACCctggccagcagggctgcacTGTGCTCAACGCTGCAGCCTCcccacagcaggagcagcaaaggGGGCCCCCAGGACCAGGAGATGGGGGTGAGGCCCACGCAGAGGAGaaccagctgctctgggaaacctgtACCTGCTGCAGGTTGTTGGAGATGTTGATGATCTGCTGGCTGGGGATGCTAATGATGACCTCAATTAGCTGCTTGATCACAGCTGTCTGCTCATGGATAACAGCAAGGTGCAAAGGCCTGCAGAGAGAGTGGGATGGCCCCTGGCTCAGCTCCACGCTtctccctgccacctcccaccccctggagcccccctgaTAGCTCTGATGGCCAACAAGGCTCCCACGCTCtcccccccccaagccctcGTGCACTCACGTGTCCCCATTCTCGTCCTGCGATGCAGCCAGGTGCCTCTGGACTGCCAGCAGCATGCGGGGGTCAGCGGTGACCGAGTAGTCGAGCAGGGCATGGGCATTGCGACGGGCCAGCGCCAGCAtccacagctggcacagctgggctaGGGGGCGAAGCAGGATGTCACCCCCAGGAGCAACAGCCCCATCCACCCTCCTGCATCCTGCCCCGGGCATGGAGGAGAGCAGTGCCCAGCCCCGCAAGGTCCCCAACCCGTGCCACCTCTCCCAACCAACACCCCCCAGCCCTTGCTCCAGTGCAGCCCCTTCCTaccatgcttctgcagctccttgCAGTACATGCTCTCCGCGGGCGCCTGCCTGTCGCTCCCAGGACCCTCTGCCTCAGGGCCCTTCATCTGCACACCCCCCTGGTAGCCTCCCACGGGGTGGGGGCCAGGCGAGTAGATGCTGTTGTAGGCCAGCCCGGGGGAGTAGGGGAAGCTGAGGTTCCCACCTGCAGAGCAAGGAGGGGGGCAGGTGAGGCCAGAGGGAAGTGGGGAgcccccagggccaggctgcagctgcctgagcagggagggggaagacGCGTCCCCACTCACCTCCTCCAGAACcgaagcccccagccccgccgccagcACCCCCCATGTGTGAGCCCCCACCAAAGTGCTGTGGAAATTGAGGCAGAACTTTCTTGCGCTTCCTCTCTACTTCTTCCTTATCTGCGGGGAGAGAggggcagcagggtgaggggcAGCCCTGGCGGCAGAGGGCACGCCAGCCTGCTGGGGGGGGCTCACCTTCCACCACGGGGTAGTAGGTGAACTGCTTGGAGTCGCTCACGTCACCCCCCCGCTTCCGCTTCAGCTGCAGGAAGACGGTGACAGGGCGGTCGATCTTGGGCTTGTGGTAGGGGGGTGTGCGGAAGACGATGGCGTACTGCGGGCAGGACAGATGGACGTGGGGTCCCGCTCCTCCCTGGAGCTAGGGATGGGGCTCCCCCACCACACAGGGCACCCGTCTGCCCCGTGGCACAGCAGGACGCCCCTTCACCTCCCTCGTACCTGCTTGTGCACGTCAGTGGGGGAGAAGTCCCCAAAAGCCTGCCAGCCGTTCTCATCATCCTCATAGAAACGCACCTCGATGTCATCTGGGGAGAGAAGGGACACTGGCACCacctgtccccctgccccagccacgCTCCAGGGGCCGcagacccctgcccacccagggGCTTCAGatggctcctgctgcagccccttccaGAAGGTCCTGGCTGGAGGGAACAGCTTTTACCTTTCTGAACTTTATCACACAGCAAGTAGACCTCGTCCCCTCCCCGCACAGAGCCTGCTGTCTTATCCATCCGTGAGATCTTCAGGTTGGAAGCTCCTGGGGACTCTGCAGAGCAAGAGGAGGCGTTGGGAGCCAATACGGCAGACAGAgcatccctctcctcctccgcccatcctgccccaccccctccccggcccggccctgcaCTCACTGCTGTCGTGGATGGGGTCTGAGATGACGGGCTGGAGGGCCAGTGTGAAGTTCCCGCTGCTGTCGCGGAGGTAGGCAGTGAAGCGCAACCGCACGATGCTCAGGTCCATCACCTTCTTCAGCTCCTTCGCTTCCAGCTCGATCTCACGCAGCTCCGcttctgccagggcagggggagataCTGTCAGGCTAGGCAAGGGGATGGGGCTCCAGGGTACGCCACATGCCCCCTCCCAGTGCCACGCTAACCCCCAGCTGCCACCTCGGGGTGCAAGATCCCCTGAGCTCCCAGGCTGCCCTCACCCGTCAGCATGTGGCTCCTGTTGCGcatcttctgctgcttcagcttttccttcatgATCTCCATCATATTCTTCTTGGTGACATGCAGCACACCCAGGTTGCTGAATCTGGAGGAGAAGAGGGATCCCACTGGGATCTGGGAGCAGCTGGCTTGGGGGGCACCAGGCTCCTGTGGCCAGAAAGGAGCTGAGCAAAGCACAGAGCGGTGACACTCAGGCAGCAGGGGGGCAATGTGCGCAGGGCATAAAAGTGGTGCGCAGCAACCACGCCAGAGAGGAAAGGAGCCCAGGAAAGAGCTGGCTGGGAAACTCCGGCCTCCCGCAGGTGACAAATCCAAGCGGGGGGACCAGGAGTGCTGGAGACATGCAAACAGGACCAGACtgagccagcagccagggctggatgTGTAAGAGCAGCTGCAGTAGTTGCTGAATAACCCCATGACTCGGGCTGGCCTCAGAAGTCACCTGCGAAGCTGGGGAGCTGCAACCCCGAGGACAGAAGCCCAGAACAAGCTGCACGTGCCGGACCCAGAGCCAAGCAAAATGCTCAGAGGGGACAGAGCTGTACCCATGACCTTGCCTAAACCCACCCCTGGCCCCATCCAGCAAACCCAGCTCCTGGATGCACTAACCCCCTCTCCTTGCCAGCCTGAAAGTTGCAGCCagacccccgcccccccgcgtGGGCAAGAGGCCACCTCGGGTCTCCCTCACACATACTGAGCCGTCATATCCTTGGGTCCCACGATGGCAACACAGTTGCCAGCCTCGTTGCACTGTTTGCCCACCAGGCTGTGGGCATGCACACGGGGAGGGTCGCTGTGCGTCACCAGGTCCACCTCGATCCGGGCCATCCCCGTGTAGTTGCAGATCTGCAGGGAGAAAGGGGATCAGGCACAATGACCCGGCAATCTGCAGGACTCTCCACAAACCCCTGCTACCactccccacagccacccccccTCCTGTCGCAGCCCTCCCACACCTCAGTGCCACAAGACACACAGAGCTCAACACAcatctcccctccttccttcagaGCACCCTCCCAGTGCTCAGCAGTGCTCACCTTGACGGTGGGATAGGTCTTGCGCCCCTTCTCACTGGATGCTCCTGGCAGCCCCCCGTGCGAAGGGCCCTCGCAGCCATACCGAAACCGGAACCCCCGCTGCGGAGGCAAAGAGGGGGTCAGCCAAGGGTGGTCCAAACCTGATGCCATGAGAGCAGAGGGTGACAGCTACACCTGCCCTTACCTGCGTGACATCCTTACCTGCTTTGGCTGCTCGATGATGACAAGGTAGGGACCTTCCACTGGAGGACAGAGAGGAGAGGCACCGGTGAGAAACACAGAATAACCAAAGTACATGCTCCCAGTAAGGATGCTGGAGGTACAGGGACGGTGCTGAAAGTGAGGTGACCCCTGTTCACCCCAGGGGGGTCCTCAGGGCCCCTGGCCCCTCTGCTGTCAGAGCCTAGCCAGCAGCGGCAGTCAGAgcggcagggagaggagggaagggccAGAGAATGCTCTGGCACTTGGGGAGCCTCCAGGAACCCGTCGCAGCCCCACCTCAGGTCCCTGGTAGGTGAAGCAGCAGGGCCAGACTGAACAGACCCCGTCCcagtggcacagggcagggattcccagccagcccacagtGGGGCCAGTGAGGGTGCTGCTGGGAACTACAGGGCATGAGTCAGCCTGTTGGGAAACCCCACTGTAGCCAGGGACCCCCGGGAGGGCACAGCCAGAGGGGCCCTTACCCGTCTCCATCAGGGGCTCCTTCTGCTCCATCATGTGGGAGCCAAAATTGAAGTCATCATAGTCAATCCCATCCAGGCACTGGGCAACAGGAAGGAAGATGAGTGGTAAGTGTGTTGGGGCTGGAATCCCCAGTtgccctggcaggcaggcacagaccccccatctcccaccctgggggggggggcactcTGGCACAGACCCCCATTGCCCACCTtggggggagggcaggcagggatcCCCCGTCCCTCCCAGGGAAGAGGGGTGAGCCGGTGCAGACACCTCGCTGCCCACTCCTAGGAGCACCAGCAGACCCTCCCTTTGCCCACCTTGGGGGCAAGCACAGAGCCCCCTCTCCCACCACGGGGGCAGGCACAGACCCCTCCACTGCCCACCCTGGCGGTGGACACAGACCCCCTTTTCCACCCCGGGAGCAGGCACACGCACTCCCAGTGCCCAACCCGGGGACAGGCACagtccccctccccaccgcccACCGAAGGGACGGGCACAgtccccctctccccccgccACCCGAGCGGTCGGGCAGTggcccggcccagcccagccccgggTCCGGGTCCGGGCTGCGCCTCCCCgccgggccgagccgggccgggccgggccgcacTCACGGGCTGGAACTGCTCGTCCATGTCTGCGCGGGGCCGGCCGGCGGCCTGCGGGGAGAGCGCGGGAGTgagcggggccggcggcagGAAGGCACCGCCGCTCCGGAAAGTCCCTAGAAACCCCGCCGAGCCGGGAAATGACGGGACCGAACGTcaccgccccgccccgctcggCGGCACGGCTCGGTACGGTATGGCCcggctcggcacggcacggcacggctcggctcggAGCGGGGCTCGGCACAGCCCGCCTGCTCCCCGCCCGTGCGTTTTGGGCTTCGGGCGGGCTGGAAATGCTGGCGGCCCGTCCCCTGCCTGGCACCCCTGGCGCGCCCGTGCCCCGAGTTCCCCCCCGGGGGGCGCACGGAGGGGTTTGCCCACCCCCCAGTTTCAAGTACCGGTCTCCGCTGAGCCGCCACCGCGCCCTTTCCCAGCAAGACCTGCCGTGCCGCGTGGCTGGAGCCGCCCAGACCCTGCCCCaaccctggctgcagccctgggacccccaggtCCCCACCCCGCATCACCTCACCTTGAGGGTGCGCCTCCCGTACGGGGGTGTCACCTTCAAGCCCCCCCGAACCCAACCAGGAGCAGCTGCCCCAGAGCCCGGTGTCCCCCCCGGCTGGGGGAAGCTCTCCAGGACCCCGCAGACCCCTGCCAGGCACCCAGAGGGGTGCTCTCCGGCTCCCCGCTTCTCACTTACGCGGcagcccctgcaccctgcctgcggAGAGGGCCTGAGAGAGGCGTTTCCCACCCGCGCCCCCATTCCCTCCTTCCCGCTAGCAAGCGCCTGGTTTCGGAGCGAAGCGCAGCCCCGGCGCTCCCGGGGCGCATCTCCCGGCGCCCCAGACGGGGGCGCTTCCCCACCGGCCCCAGCGAGGCGCaggcccccgcccccccgcggcAGCGCGCCCCACTCACAGATGGGGCAGCGGCTGGTCTCAGCAACCCATCCAGCCCCAGCATGGTGCGGGAACTGCCGGCTACCCAGACGGGGGTCCTGCTGGGGTCAAGGTCGTCTGCCTGACCTTCGGAAACCACCGGAGCCTTCTAGCAAAGGGGCAGGATCAGAGCAGAGCCTCCGGGCACCGTCCCTTGCTCTGCATTTCTCCTTGCTaagcaatggaaagaaaaaaaaagaaaaaacccccaacctgTATGTGACTGCGGTGCCCTCGTACCATGAATTTCTGAAtcagtggctgctgcaggtCCCGCTCAGGGGATTTTGGGTGtgtgggagaagaggggaaggaaggggattGTTCAACTCGTGCGTGACTCATattctgcagaagctgaaaagagCATTTTCAAGGAGATTTTCCAGCCACTCAAGTCCTCCAAAGGGGCTGCCCTGCGGCCTGGGGCCTGAGGCTTTCCCTGGCTGGCCTGTCACCCCAGCACGTGGGGTCCCGGGGGTCTGCAGGTGCAGTGGCGGGGTGCAAGGTGGAAATCCAGCACCGCAAAATGAGGTAGgaccttcctcctgcccttctgcagGAGCTTCCAAAAGCCAGGGAGCATGGAACTCCCCCTGCCAGCCTGTGGAAAGCAGCACACACTGTCGGGATTCCACTGGACATCCCATCTGGGCACCTCAGCCTGCTACCACCAGTCAGCTATCAATCTGCTAGCACAGATGTCCCAGAGAGGTGAAGGAGGGGACAAACATCCTTCCTCAGTATGCAAAGCACAGCCACCTCAAACACTGCCCACTGAGCCTGCCTGGGGGAGCCCAGGGCTGAAGATGCTGCAGAAGACCAGCCTGTGCCCCTTGAACAGAGCAGCTCCCCTTCTCCAGTGCCGTCAGCCCCATCCCCTCTAGAGGGGTTTTCTCAGCTCACTTATCGCTGCCCTGGACACTTCCACTTGTTGCAGCAAACAGCATGACTAAGGAGCATCATGGGG
The Falco naumanni isolate bFalNau1 chromosome 9, bFalNau1.pat, whole genome shotgun sequence DNA segment above includes these coding regions:
- the NFKB2 gene encoding nuclear factor NF-kappa-B p100 subunit — protein: MLGLDGLLRPAAAPSAAGRPRADMDEQFQPCLDGIDYDDFNFGSHMMEQKEPLMETVEGPYLVIIEQPKQRGFRFRYGCEGPSHGGLPGASSEKGRKTYPTVKICNYTGMARIEVDLVTHSDPPRVHAHSLVGKQCNEAGNCVAIVGPKDMTAQFSNLGVLHVTKKNMMEIMKEKLKQQKMRNRSHMLTEAELREIELEAKELKKVMDLSIVRLRFTAYLRDSSGNFTLALQPVISDPIHDSKSPGASNLKISRMDKTAGSVRGGDEVYLLCDKVQKDDIEVRFYEDDENGWQAFGDFSPTDVHKQYAIVFRTPPYHKPKIDRPVTVFLQLKRKRGGDVSDSKQFTYYPVVEDKEEVERKRKKVLPQFPQHFGGGSHMGGAGGGAGGFGSGGGGNLSFPYSPGLAYNSIYSPGPHPVGGYQGGVQMKGPEAEGPGSDRQAPAESMYCKELQKHAQLCQLWMLALARRNAHALLDYSVTADPRMLLAVQRHLAASQDENGDTPLHLAVIHEQTAVIKQLIEVIISIPSQQIINISNNLQQTPLHLAVITKQPQVVQLLLQARADPTLLDRYGNSLLHLALQAGDEEMLRTLLAHLGSAAPYLLRLPNFHGLLPVHLAVKAKSLACLDLLVRKGADVNAVERQGGRTPLHLAVEMENLNMATHLVKKLGADVNSRTFAGNTPLHLAAGLGSPTLTKLLLKAGADVLCENDEPVSLSEASSDTDADPEEQELAMELGEPAPTVACVTKPEPPAEGRQAEQRQRRCHTPLDLTRSQKVREILLQASQQGPEAELPAAPRPGKVLSLDSEALQGLEQLLNQDCSGSDWIELAKRLGLCSLVETYKDTPSPSVSLLRSYELAGGSLEGLLEALDSMGLRKAVRMLHKTEALEKLQSTELKEDSAYGSESVEEEVPTLALKPGQGGELPHSQQPQVH